The following DNA comes from Novipirellula caenicola.
GCCTTTGTTGGGATTTTTGTTTTGAACTGGGAAACGCGATTCTCGGTGGATTGAACCCGTTGTTCGGTGTCTCGATGCGTTTCATGAATGTCATTGCGTTTGTCCATCAACGCCAACGACTCGGATTGAGCAGCGTCGTTTTGGATGCGTGTTGCTTGCAGTTCGTGACGGGCAAACAACATCAAGATCAGGATCACGACCACGCCCGCGATGCCCCCGCCGTGAAGCATCAGGTTGTAGGATCGTTTCGTTGTGAAGATTTCACTCATGTTCCCGGTGACTCCGCAAACTTGCACTCTATTTGAAATTGACGACCATGAGTTTCGTCGATTTGGTACATCAGCGACGACTTCAGTTCGACTTGGTGAAACACTTGTGAATTTCGCAACGATTCGACGAAACTAGCCAAGCTTTGGTCGCCATCGGTAACGCCTTGTAGCGAGACGGTGCAAAGGTAACCAGGCGGTGTTGTCGCAGTGGATTTCTTAGCGGCCTCTCGGTTGGCGCTCGACGACAAATGCATCCGTTCAATTTGGACTTTGCCGCGACTCGATTTTGCGGCATTGCCCAACACCGCCAGCAATGCGAGCGAGCGGTCAGGGACGCAAATTGATTCAAGCACCTCGACTTCACGCTGCAAAACGTTCAGCCGCGAATCCAAGCTGGCAGTTTGGGCCTGCAGCTGCTGCAGCGGCTGAATTTCGCTTGTTAACGCGTCGAGCTGCAGTTGGCTCTGTTGGACCTCGCGATAGTTACCGGCCATGACCACGATTCCGGCAATCAATAACGCCGCCCACACCAACGCCCATTGACGCAGTCGTCGTCGCACCAGCATCTTGATGACAAGTTTTTCGGGCAACAGGTTTATGAACATGATCGTTGCTCCCAACGCAGCGCCGAGAGCGCCGCGGCGACCCCAAATTGCGAGTCATCCGCAGCTTCGTGCGGCTTGCTGGTGGGCAGTCGCCATGTCAACGCCGGAACCCCAAGCTGTTCACTTAGGCAATCAGGAAGATGACGAATCGATGCACCACCACCGAACAAAACCAATTCCGTTGGAATGCTGGTGCCAAACTGTTGCACTGCATAGTCGAGCGTCCGTTTCAATTCATTGATCAATCGCGCCATCGGTTGTTCAAGCATTTGGGCTGGGCCCGAAACCGCACGACGCAGCGATTGATCCGGAGGTGCGATCGCGTATCGAACCAGCAGTTGCATTGCTTCGTCGTGTGTCAGCTTGAATGCCTGCTGTACCGGTTTGATCAACCTGCGGAGCCCTCCGCCACGCAGCGGACGCGTGTAGATGGGCATCCCATTGACCACCAACACAAAGGTGAATTCGCTATCACCGAGGTCCAGTGCGACAATGGGCGTCGCAGTGGGGCCGTTCATCATCGTCACCGCGCGGGCCAGCGCACAGGGTAATCCATCGAGCACCTGGCATTCGTAACCCGCGGACGTCAGCCCTTCGGCCACGCCCGTCGCGAGCGTCGCCGGCATTCGCAGGGCGGTGACGGTTGCTGCTTGATCCGCCGCTTTGTTGGTACTCCAAAAATCGAAGACATAGTCGGTGTCACCGATTTCGTCGTCTGCGGCAAGTTCTTCGGAAACCATGTCACGTGTTTCATCGGGCGACGCCGCAGGTAACTCGAGCGACCGTAGCGAGTGATAAGCCATCGAGACCGCAGCGGCACATTCCGAGCGGGTAAACAGTTCACGTAGTTCGGCGAGCCGAAGATGCTTGTCCGCAAGGTTGATCGCGGTCGTGGGCGAATCTTGACTTGGATGTTGTTCGCGATTGACGCACCAACGTTGGCAAATTTGGTAGCGGTCGCCGGATCGTTGGACCTGAGTCAACTTGATCGAACGGCTGCCGATATCGATTCCGATCCAACCTCGCGGTGTCGAGCCAAACCCTCGCATCGCGGCAAACCGATGTGTTGCATGCTGTGGTAATGTTGTCAGTACGGACATGATGTCGGCTCCTTTATTGAGGCATGGACGAGACGTCCAGCAGAGGCAGGATGACCGAGAATGCCACGCCGGCGACCACCATCCCTAGAAAGACGATCACGACCGGTTCGAGCAATTTGACCAAGTCACGCAGATGACGTTCGCCTTGGTCCTCGAAATACTCACCGACCATCTTCAAAACATCGCCAAGTTTGCCTGTTTTTTCCGCTGTGGCAACCATTTGTGCCGCACCCGACGGCAGGAAGGGCGACGACAGTAGCGTTGGCCCTAGGCCTTCACCACGGAGCACTTCGGATTCGAGCCGTTCGTACATGGATCGAAACAGCGTGTTGCTTGAAGCGGATCGGCACAACCGAATGCTTTCGATCAGCGGGACGCCACTGCTAAGCATCGTTCCCAACAAACGGAACGTCCGTCCGGTCGATAGCGAACGCGTGGCCTTTTTGGCAAATGCGAAGTTCAGCGATGCGTAATCCCAGGCATCGCGA
Coding sequences within:
- a CDS encoding PilN domain-containing protein gives rise to the protein MFINLLPEKLVIKMLVRRRLRQWALVWAALLIAGIVVMAGNYREVQQSQLQLDALTSEIQPLQQLQAQTASLDSRLNVLQREVEVLESICVPDRSLALLAVLGNAAKSSRGKVQIERMHLSSSANREAAKKSTATTPPGYLCTVSLQGVTDGDQSLASFVESLRNSQVFHQVELKSSLMYQIDETHGRQFQIECKFAESPGT
- the pilM gene encoding pilus assembly protein PilM is translated as MSVLTTLPQHATHRFAAMRGFGSTPRGWIGIDIGSRSIKLTQVQRSGDRYQICQRWCVNREQHPSQDSPTTAINLADKHLRLAELRELFTRSECAAAVSMAYHSLRSLELPAASPDETRDMVSEELAADDEIGDTDYVFDFWSTNKAADQAATVTALRMPATLATGVAEGLTSAGYECQVLDGLPCALARAVTMMNGPTATPIVALDLGDSEFTFVLVVNGMPIYTRPLRGGGLRRLIKPVQQAFKLTHDEAMQLLVRYAIAPPDQSLRRAVSGPAQMLEQPMARLINELKRTLDYAVQQFGTSIPTELVLFGGGASIRHLPDCLSEQLGVPALTWRLPTSKPHEAADDSQFGVAAALSALRWEQRSCS